The Vicia villosa cultivar HV-30 ecotype Madison, WI linkage group LG1, Vvil1.0, whole genome shotgun sequence genome includes a region encoding these proteins:
- the LOC131646958 gene encoding uncharacterized mitochondrial protein AtMg00810-like, with protein sequence MANPLNNHWSMVKHILSYLSGTTTFGLRLSHASLNQDLSIRAYSDSDWANDPDDKRSISGTCIFVGLNHISWSSKKHSLVARSSAKAEYRALAHTTTELLWLQSLLAELKVKCSSPTLPCDNLSVGIIAVKMG encoded by the coding sequence ATGGCTAACCCTTTGAACAATCATTGGAGTATGGTGAAACACATTCTCAGCTATCTCAGTGGCACTACTACTTTTGGTCTCAGGTTATCTCATGCAAGCTTGAATCAAGACCTTTCTATTAGAGCCTACAGTGACTCTGATTGGGCTAATGATCCTGATGACAAGAGGTCAATATCTGGCACTTGCATATTTGTTGGTCTCAACCATATTTCGTGGAGCTCCAAGAAGCACTCACTTGTGGCTAGGTCGAGTGCAAAAGCTGAATACAGAGCTTTGGCACACACCACAACTGAGTTACTCTGGTTGCAGTCTCTGCTTGCTGAATTAAAGGTTAAGTGCTCCTCTCCCACTCTACCGTGTGACAACTTAAGCGTTGGGATtatagctgtcaaaatgggctag
- the LOC131646968 gene encoding uncharacterized protein LOC131646968: MAGRGGRNDDAICEALGMIVDVPGGSPNAAGISANRQLGEFQRNNPMLFKADDWWVATRAELDVDGVAITWAVFRREFMRRYFLEDVQGIEEIDFLELKQCNMTVPEYASKFVELAKYYTHYNNDDGKKPMDKSKPYGKGNPKAGGWKRPSGGESSAPVRCYRCGEAGHHIHECKSEENKCYRCGKAGHVVADCKGKTVTCYNCGEEGHVSPQCTKTRKNQSGGEVFALSGSETTHEDRLMKAVGVEDLAMTAR, from the exons atggctggaagaggtggaagaaatgatgatgcaatTTGTGAGGCCTTAGGAATGATTGTTGATGTGCCAGGAGGGAGTCCCAACGCGGCGGGAATTAGTGCTAACAGACAGCTGGGAGAATTTCAAAGGAATAATCCtatgttgttcaaag ctgatgactggtgggttgctACTAGAGCTGAACTTGATGTTGATGGTGTAGCAATTACTTGGGCAGTGTTCAGAAGAGAATTTATGAGAAGGTACTTTCTTGAGGATGTTCAAGGAATAGAGGAGATTGATTTCCTAGAGCTGAAGCAGTGTAATATGACGGTTCCTGAGTATGCTTctaagtttgttgagctggcgaaGTACTacactcactacaacaatgatgat gggaagaagcctatggataaaaGTAAGCCATATGGCAAAGGTAATCCGAAAGCTGGTGGTTGGAAAAGGCCCAGCGGGGGAGAATCTAGTGCTCCTGTTAGGTGCTATAGGTGTGGTGAAGCTGGACATCACATCCATGAGTGCAagagtgaagaaaataagtgctataggtgtggtaaggcgggtcatgtTGTTGCTGATTGTAAGGGAAAgactgtgacttgctacaactgcggTGAAGAAGGTCATGTCAGTCCACAATGCACTAAGACAAGGAAGAATCAGTCAGGTGGAgaagtctttgctttgtctgggtcagagactactcatGAAGATCGATTGATGAAAG ctGTCGGTGTTGAGGATTTGGCAATGACTGCTAGATAG